A stretch of Sphingomonas sp. JUb134 DNA encodes these proteins:
- the lexA gene encoding transcriptional repressor LexA, translating to MLTRKQHELICFIDDRLKETGVSPSFEEMKEALDLKSKSGVHRLISALEERQFIRRLPNRARALEVLRMPDRPEAAKKAPAKTAPARSAPVAPPAPANDVIEIPLHGRIAAGVPIEAMEGQQMLPVPAALLGSGEHYALEVAGDSMVEAGILDGDYALVRRTDAARDGEIVVALIDENEATLKYFRREGAMIRLDPANRSYDPQRYRPDQVRVQGKLAGLLRRY from the coding sequence ATGCTCACGCGCAAGCAGCACGAGCTGATCTGCTTCATCGACGACCGGTTGAAGGAAACCGGCGTGTCCCCCTCGTTCGAGGAGATGAAGGAAGCGCTCGACCTCAAGTCGAAGTCGGGCGTGCATCGCCTGATCAGCGCGCTGGAGGAACGCCAGTTCATCCGCCGTCTGCCGAACCGCGCCCGCGCGCTGGAAGTGCTGCGGATGCCGGACCGGCCCGAGGCGGCCAAGAAAGCGCCGGCCAAGACGGCGCCCGCCCGAAGCGCGCCGGTCGCGCCGCCCGCTCCCGCCAACGACGTCATCGAGATCCCGCTGCACGGCCGCATCGCCGCCGGCGTCCCGATCGAGGCAATGGAAGGCCAGCAGATGCTGCCGGTGCCGGCCGCGCTGCTGGGCTCGGGCGAGCATTACGCCCTGGAGGTCGCGGGCGACTCGATGGTCGAGGCCGGCATTCTCGACGGCGACTATGCCTTGGTTCGCCGCACCGACGCGGCGCGCGACGGCGAGATCGTGGTCGCGCTGATCGACGAGAACGAGGCGACGCTGAAGTATTTCCGCCGCGAAGGCGCGATGATCCGCCTCGACCCGGCCAACCGCAGCTATGATCCGCAGCGTTATCGCCCGGATCAGGTGCGGGTGCAGGGGAAGCTTGCAGGGCTGCTGCGCCGCTACTGA
- a CDS encoding molybdopterin-binding protein: MSLLPLDEAQARVLGLAQPVAVETVPIRDAIGRWAADDLPALRTQPERALSSMDGYAIRFDDLPGPWEVIGESAAGRPFGGRVDRGQATRIFTGAALPEGADTVLVQEEAARDGARLMLAGEGPPRRGSSVRAAGLDFTAGERLLSAGAAITPAAAALLAVGGHGMVPVRRRVRVAIAATGDELVPPGSPPDAGLPESNGVLLAGLLGGLPVERIDLGILPDDLSALTAAFAGVDADVLVTTGGASVGDHDLVRPALEAAGARIDFWRIAMRPGKPMMAGRLGDAVVLGLPGNPVSAFVTATLFLLPLVRTLAGAADPLSRRRMVPLGAPLAANDRRADHLRAELRDGVAFPAPAQDSSMLRTLARADCLIVRPPHAAAANAGDSVEILDIG, from the coding sequence GTGAGCCTGCTGCCGCTCGACGAGGCGCAGGCGCGGGTATTGGGGCTGGCCCAGCCGGTCGCCGTCGAGACGGTGCCGATCCGCGACGCCATCGGCCGCTGGGCAGCCGACGACCTGCCGGCGCTGCGCACTCAGCCCGAGCGCGCGCTGTCGTCGATGGACGGCTACGCGATCCGCTTCGACGACCTGCCGGGACCGTGGGAGGTCATCGGCGAGTCCGCTGCGGGGCGTCCGTTCGGCGGCCGCGTCGACCGGGGCCAGGCAACGCGCATCTTCACGGGGGCCGCGTTGCCCGAGGGCGCCGACACGGTGCTCGTGCAGGAAGAGGCAGCGCGCGACGGCGCCCGTCTGATGCTCGCGGGCGAAGGGCCGCCGCGGCGCGGCAGCAGCGTGCGTGCGGCCGGGCTGGATTTCACCGCGGGCGAGCGGCTGCTGTCGGCAGGTGCGGCGATCACGCCGGCTGCGGCAGCGCTGCTGGCGGTCGGCGGACACGGCATGGTTCCCGTCCGGCGCCGGGTGCGGGTGGCGATCGCGGCCACGGGGGACGAACTCGTGCCGCCGGGTTCACCCCCCGACGCCGGGCTTCCGGAGTCCAACGGCGTGCTGCTGGCGGGCCTGCTCGGGGGGCTGCCCGTCGAACGAATCGACCTGGGAATCCTGCCGGACGACCTCTCCGCACTCACGGCCGCCTTCGCCGGGGTGGATGCCGATGTGCTGGTGACGACGGGGGGCGCCTCGGTCGGCGACCATGATCTGGTGCGGCCGGCACTGGAGGCGGCAGGCGCGCGGATCGACTTCTGGCGCATCGCGATGCGGCCGGGCAAGCCGATGATGGCGGGCAGGCTCGGCGACGCCGTCGTGCTGGGGTTGCCGGGCAATCCGGTGTCCGCGTTCGTGACGGCAACGCTGTTCCTGCTGCCGCTGGTGCGCACGCTCGCAGGCGCGGCCGATCCGCTGTCGCGGCGGCGCATGGTGCCGCTCGGCGCGCCGCTGGCCGCGAACGACCGGAGGGCCGACCACCTGCGCGCGGAGCTGCGCGACGGGGTGGCTTTTCCCGCCCCCGCGCAGGACAGCTCCATGCTGCGCACGCTCGCCCGGGCCGACTGCCTGATCGTGCGTCCTCCCCATGCGGCCGCGGCAAACGCGGGCGACTCGGTGGAAATCCTGGATATCGGTTGA
- the moaC gene encoding cyclic pyranopterin monophosphate synthase MoaC: MTGLTHLDAEGHARMVDVGDKAVTARQATATGRIAMSDEALAAIRDGLVKKGDVLAVARVAGIMAAKRTSDVVPLCHPLPLTRVVLDLTIEANGIVATATCATDGKTGVEMEALTAVSVALLTVYDMAKALDRGMVIGGVRLLAKSGGKSGDWQA, from the coding sequence ATGACCGGCCTCACCCACCTCGACGCGGAGGGCCATGCCCGCATGGTGGACGTGGGAGACAAGGCGGTGACGGCGCGGCAGGCGACCGCCACCGGCCGCATCGCCATGTCGGACGAGGCGCTGGCGGCGATCCGCGACGGGCTGGTGAAGAAGGGCGACGTGCTTGCGGTGGCGCGGGTCGCCGGGATCATGGCGGCCAAGCGCACCAGCGACGTGGTGCCGCTGTGCCATCCCCTGCCGCTCACTCGCGTGGTGCTGGACCTGACGATCGAGGCGAACGGCATCGTCGCGACCGCGACCTGCGCGACGGACGGCAAGACCGGCGTGGAGATGGAGGCGCTGACCGCCGTATCGGTCGCGCTGCTCACCGTCTATGACATGGCCAAGGCGCTCGACCGCGGCATGGTGATCGGGGGCGTGCGCCTGCTCGCCAAGTCGGGCGGCAAGTCCGGAGACTGGCAGGCGTGA
- the trpC gene encoding indole-3-glycerol phosphate synthase TrpC, whose product MSTMLSKILETKRTEVAARKSMAGVQELDRRAGMQTPPRGFRAALDAKQGHAIIAEIKKASPSKGLIRPDFDPPAHARAYRAGGAACLSVLTDEEYFQGSDDFLVAARAACDLPVLRKDFVIDPWQAAETRALGADAILLIVAALEDRQMAEIEAAALERGLDVLVEVHDYPELERALKLKTRLIGVNNRDLRDFTVNFDRTYELVAHAPEGCTFVAESGLTGRADLDAMAEHGIHCFLIGEALMRQDDVEAATRALTR is encoded by the coding sequence ATGAGCACGATGCTTTCGAAGATCCTCGAGACCAAGCGCACCGAGGTCGCCGCCCGCAAGAGCATGGCAGGGGTGCAGGAGCTCGACCGCCGGGCGGGCATGCAGACGCCGCCGCGGGGCTTTCGCGCCGCGCTCGACGCCAAGCAGGGGCATGCGATCATCGCCGAGATCAAGAAGGCGAGCCCGTCGAAGGGCCTGATCCGTCCCGACTTCGACCCGCCGGCCCACGCGCGCGCCTATCGGGCGGGCGGTGCGGCCTGCCTGTCGGTGCTGACGGACGAGGAGTATTTCCAGGGCTCCGACGACTTTCTGGTCGCGGCGCGCGCTGCCTGCGACCTGCCGGTGCTGCGCAAGGACTTCGTCATCGATCCCTGGCAGGCGGCGGAGACGCGCGCACTGGGAGCGGACGCGATCCTGCTGATCGTGGCGGCGCTGGAAGACCGGCAGATGGCGGAGATCGAGGCGGCGGCGCTGGAGCGCGGGCTCGACGTGCTGGTGGAGGTCCACGACTATCCGGAGCTTGAGCGCGCGCTCAAGCTCAAGACGCGCCTGATCGGGGTGAACAACCGCGACCTGCGCGACTTCACCGTGAACTTCGATCGCACCTATGAGCTGGTCGCGCACGCGCCGGAGGGCTGCACCTTCGTGGCCGAAAGCGGGCTGACGGGCCGCGCCGACCTGGACGCGATGGCGGAGCACGGCATCCACTGCTTCCTGATCGGCGAGGCGCTGATGCGGCAGGACGATGTCGAGGCGGCGACCCGCGCGCTGACCCGATGA
- the trpD gene encoding anthranilate phosphoribosyltransferase, giving the protein MTTTVLLPSTETPLSHESAAEAFGAILDGKASEEAIIAFLVGLTERGETSIEIAEAARAMRHRMVPIDAPPGAIDVCGTGGDGHHTLNVSTAVSLVVAATGVPVAKHGNRAASSKAGAADTLEALGLDMMRAGAMAEQTLADIGIAFLFAGNHHPAMRRIQPLRQKIGRRTVFNLMGPLANPAHVERQLIGIARPDYAPLYAEALESLGATAAAVIAGEEELDEISIAGPTRVVRIGSVALPDRITPADAGLPASPLDALRGGDPAHNALALRRLLAGEESAYRDAVLLNAAAALVIADKVSDLAEGAVLAANTIDSGAARRLLDAWIAYA; this is encoded by the coding sequence ATGACGACCACCGTCCTGCTGCCGTCGACGGAGACGCCGCTGTCGCACGAGAGCGCGGCCGAGGCGTTCGGTGCGATCCTCGACGGGAAGGCGTCGGAAGAGGCGATCATCGCCTTCCTGGTCGGGCTCACCGAGCGCGGCGAAACCAGCATCGAAATCGCCGAGGCCGCACGCGCGATGCGCCACCGCATGGTGCCGATCGACGCGCCGCCCGGGGCGATCGACGTCTGCGGCACCGGCGGCGACGGGCACCATACCCTGAACGTCTCCACCGCCGTGAGCCTGGTCGTGGCGGCAACCGGCGTGCCGGTGGCCAAGCACGGCAACCGCGCTGCATCCAGCAAGGCAGGGGCTGCGGACACGCTCGAAGCGCTCGGCCTGGACATGATGCGCGCCGGGGCGATGGCCGAGCAGACACTGGCGGACATCGGCATCGCCTTCCTGTTCGCGGGCAACCACCATCCGGCGATGCGACGCATCCAGCCGCTGCGCCAGAAGATCGGCCGGCGCACCGTGTTCAACCTGATGGGTCCGCTCGCCAACCCTGCGCACGTCGAGCGCCAGCTGATCGGCATCGCACGTCCCGACTATGCGCCCCTCTATGCGGAGGCGCTGGAAAGCCTGGGCGCCACGGCCGCCGCGGTGATCGCGGGCGAGGAGGAGCTGGACGAGATCTCGATCGCTGGCCCCACCCGCGTGGTGCGCATCGGTTCGGTCGCCCTGCCCGACCGGATCACGCCCGCGGACGCCGGCCTGCCGGCGAGCCCGCTCGACGCGCTGCGTGGCGGGGACCCCGCGCACAATGCGCTGGCGTTGCGCCGGCTGCTGGCAGGCGAGGAAAGCGCTTACCGGGACGCGGTGCTGCTGAACGCGGCCGCCGCCCTGGTCATCGCGGACAAGGTGAGCGACCTTGCCGAAGGGGCGGTGCTTGCCGCCAACACGATCGATTCCGGTGCCGCCCGGCGCCTTCTGGACGCATGGATTGCCTACGCATGA
- a CDS encoding anthranilate synthase component II has protein sequence MILVIDNYDSFTWNLVHYLMELGAPVKVVRNDALTAQEALASNAAGFLISPGPCTPNEAGVSLDLVAACAEAGRPLLGVCLGHQAIGQHFGGKVVRGGLMHGKTCPVEHDGTGLFEGLPSPFTATRYHSLIVTEVPESLVVNCTAGDASVMGVRHVSLPIHGVQFHPESIATEHGHAMLANWLKSTGISPKQRAA, from the coding sequence ATGATCCTTGTCATCGACAATTACGACAGCTTCACCTGGAACCTGGTCCATTACCTGATGGAGCTGGGTGCGCCGGTGAAGGTCGTGCGCAACGACGCGCTGACCGCCCAAGAGGCGCTCGCGAGCAATGCCGCAGGTTTCCTCATCTCGCCGGGGCCGTGCACGCCGAACGAGGCGGGTGTCTCGCTGGACCTAGTCGCCGCCTGTGCGGAGGCCGGTCGGCCGCTCTTGGGCGTGTGCCTGGGCCACCAGGCGATCGGCCAGCATTTCGGCGGCAAGGTAGTGCGCGGCGGGCTGATGCACGGCAAGACCTGTCCGGTCGAGCATGACGGCACCGGATTGTTCGAGGGGCTCCCCAGCCCCTTCACCGCGACCCGCTACCACTCGCTGATCGTGACGGAGGTGCCGGAGTCGCTGGTGGTCAATTGCACCGCCGGCGATGCCAGCGTCATGGGCGTGCGCCATGTGAGCCTGCCGATCCACGGCGTTCAGTTCCACCCGGAGAGCATCGCCACCGAACATGGCCATGCGATGCTTGCGAACTGGCTGAAGAGCACCGGCATCTCACCGAAGCAGCGCGCGGCATGA
- the trpE gene encoding anthranilate synthase component I yields MIQGREGAQAALAAGTPALLWQRLVADTETPVAAALKLIEPGRGDFLLESVEGGSVRGRHSLIGLAPDLVFRATGAEATINRNWLSDRDAFEPCAEPTLEALRTLVTSCRMDVPEALPRALACLVGYFGYETIGLVEKLDRPPANPLDLPDMVFVRPTLLMVFDRLSDALFLVAPVWPGSAEAEATIATASARIEDVAARLARTPLPEPARQEAQEIALTPALAPGRYAEMVAGAKEYISAGDIFQVVLAQRFTAPFTLPPFELYRALRRINPSPFLYHLDLPGFALIGSSPEILVRVRDGEVTIRPIAGTRPRGATAVQDAENRASLLADPKERAEHLMLLDLGRNDVGRVAEAGSVRVTDSYGIEFYSHVMHIVSNVVGRLSPDHDALDALFAGFPAGTVSGAPKVRACQVIAELEGETRGAYAGGVGYFSPDGSMDSCIVLRTAVVKDGTMHVQAGAGIVADSNPDYEQRECEAKASALLAAAREAIAQASSPRFGQ; encoded by the coding sequence TTGATCCAAGGACGCGAGGGCGCGCAGGCAGCGCTTGCCGCGGGCACGCCGGCGCTGCTGTGGCAGCGGCTGGTGGCGGACACCGAGACGCCGGTGGCCGCCGCGCTCAAGCTCATCGAGCCCGGCCGCGGCGACTTCCTGCTCGAGTCGGTCGAGGGCGGATCGGTGCGCGGACGCCACAGCCTGATCGGGCTTGCGCCGGACCTGGTGTTCCGCGCGACCGGCGCCGAGGCAACGATCAACCGCAACTGGCTTTCCGACCGCGATGCGTTCGAGCCGTGCGCCGAGCCGACCCTGGAAGCGCTGCGCACCCTCGTCACCTCGTGCCGGATGGACGTGCCCGAGGCACTGCCGCGCGCCCTTGCCTGCCTCGTCGGCTATTTCGGCTATGAGACGATCGGTCTGGTCGAGAAGCTCGATCGGCCGCCCGCCAATCCGCTCGACCTGCCGGACATGGTGTTCGTGCGGCCGACGCTGCTGATGGTGTTCGATCGCCTTTCGGACGCGCTGTTCCTGGTGGCGCCGGTGTGGCCCGGATCGGCCGAGGCGGAGGCGACGATCGCCACCGCCTCGGCGCGGATCGAGGACGTGGCCGCTCGGCTCGCCCGCACGCCGCTTCCGGAACCCGCCCGCCAGGAAGCGCAGGAGATCGCGCTCACCCCCGCCCTGGCCCCTGGCCGCTACGCGGAGATGGTGGCAGGCGCGAAGGAGTATATCAGCGCGGGCGACATCTTTCAGGTGGTGCTGGCGCAGCGTTTCACCGCGCCCTTCACGCTGCCGCCGTTCGAGCTTTATCGCGCGCTCCGGCGGATCAATCCGTCGCCGTTCCTCTACCACCTCGACCTGCCGGGCTTTGCGCTGATCGGATCGAGCCCGGAGATCCTGGTCAGGGTACGCGACGGGGAAGTGACGATCCGTCCGATCGCCGGCACGCGGCCACGCGGTGCAACGGCGGTGCAGGATGCGGAAAACCGCGCCAGCCTGCTCGCCGATCCCAAGGAGCGCGCCGAGCATCTGATGCTGCTGGACCTGGGCCGCAACGACGTCGGCCGCGTGGCCGAGGCGGGCAGCGTGCGGGTGACCGACAGCTACGGCATCGAGTTCTACAGCCACGTGATGCATATCGTGTCGAACGTGGTCGGCCGGCTCTCGCCGGATCACGACGCGCTGGATGCGCTGTTCGCAGGCTTTCCGGCGGGCACCGTCAGCGGCGCGCCCAAGGTCCGCGCCTGTCAGGTGATCGCCGAGCTGGAGGGGGAGACGCGCGGCGCCTATGCAGGCGGCGTCGGCTATTTCTCGCCCGACGGATCGATGGACTCGTGCATCGTGCTGCGGACCGCGGTGGTCAAGGACGGCACCATGCACGTCCAGGCCGGCGCCGGCATCGTCGCGGACAGCAACCCGGACTATGAACAGCGCGAGTGCGAGGCCAAGGCGAGCGCGCTGCTCGCCGCCGCGCGCGAGGCGATCGCCCAGGCGAGCAGCCCCCGCTTCGGGCAATAG
- a CDS encoding peptidylprolyl isomerase: MLAFVRRFLNSTLGKGIALAFLVVIALAFAAGDISGLRPGGASSDVVAKVGGHKVHDAELTKQVQQELEGARQRDPNVNMQQLIAAGGVENILQRLVTSIALEKFANKVGMAVNNKLVDGQIASIPAFQGFDGKFDQATFERAIAQRGMTPAGLREAIGRDMLAQWLVSPTVGATQLPEQIALPYASLLLEKRAGQIVLIPSAAVSQGNPPTDAELTAFYAKNRARYTVPERRVIRYALVRADSVAAQAAPTDAEIAQAYRAAASRFAATERRTVRQVVLADQNAANQLAAKVKGGTAIDAAARAAGLEAASFSDLDKAALGAQTSQAIATAAFAAGEGAVVGPVRSPLGWHVLRVEKVSKVAGKTLEQARPELVAELSRSKAAGAINAVQEKIDGAINDGATFAEVVSEAKLTAQSTAPVTSAGTNPDQPNTPADPALARVIEAGFGAEQGDAPQIVQIEQDGSFAVVGLDRVLPAAPRPLAQVRDVVQKAFVAERAQQEARKAAAAILAKVNGGTPLAQAVAASGLKVPAPTPLTATRAQLAAQQGNVPPPVELMFAMAPKKARLIAAPGNGGWFVVYLDSITPGDASGDKRAIASARGGLGQVVGQEYAEQFAEAVRRNVGVTKNDAAVARVRTTLAGQGGAAN; the protein is encoded by the coding sequence ATGCTCGCATTCGTCAGGCGGTTTCTCAACTCGACCCTCGGCAAGGGGATCGCACTCGCGTTCCTGGTCGTGATCGCCCTGGCGTTCGCCGCGGGCGACATCAGCGGCCTGCGCCCGGGTGGCGCATCCAGCGATGTGGTCGCAAAGGTCGGCGGCCACAAGGTGCACGACGCCGAGCTGACCAAGCAGGTGCAGCAGGAGCTGGAAGGCGCCCGCCAGCGCGACCCGAACGTCAACATGCAGCAGCTGATCGCAGCGGGCGGCGTGGAGAACATCCTTCAGCGGCTCGTCACCTCGATCGCGCTGGAAAAGTTCGCGAACAAGGTCGGCATGGCGGTGAACAACAAGCTGGTCGACGGGCAGATCGCGAGCATCCCCGCCTTCCAGGGCTTTGACGGCAAGTTCGACCAGGCGACCTTCGAGCGTGCGATCGCGCAACGCGGCATGACCCCTGCGGGCCTGCGCGAGGCGATCGGCCGGGACATGCTGGCCCAGTGGCTGGTGAGCCCGACGGTGGGTGCCACCCAGCTTCCGGAGCAGATCGCGCTGCCCTATGCCTCGCTGCTGCTGGAAAAGCGTGCGGGGCAGATCGTGCTGATCCCTTCGGCCGCGGTGTCGCAGGGCAACCCGCCCACGGACGCGGAACTGACCGCCTTCTACGCCAAGAACCGCGCGCGCTACACGGTGCCGGAGCGGCGCGTGATCCGCTATGCCCTGGTGCGTGCCGACAGCGTTGCAGCGCAAGCGGCGCCGACCGACGCGGAGATCGCCCAGGCCTATCGCGCCGCCGCCAGCCGCTTCGCCGCAACCGAGCGCCGCACCGTCCGCCAGGTGGTGCTGGCCGACCAGAATGCCGCGAACCAGCTGGCGGCCAAGGTCAAGGGCGGCACCGCGATCGACGCCGCTGCCCGCGCGGCCGGGCTGGAAGCCGCGAGCTTCAGCGACCTCGACAAGGCGGCACTGGGCGCACAGACCTCGCAGGCGATCGCCACCGCTGCCTTTGCAGCCGGTGAAGGCGCCGTGGTCGGCCCGGTCCGCTCGCCGCTCGGCTGGCACGTGCTGCGCGTCGAGAAGGTGAGCAAGGTCGCCGGCAAGACGCTGGAGCAGGCCCGTCCCGAGCTGGTCGCGGAACTGAGCCGCAGCAAGGCGGCGGGCGCGATCAACGCGGTGCAGGAGAAGATCGACGGCGCGATCAACGACGGCGCCACCTTTGCGGAAGTGGTGAGCGAGGCCAAGCTCACCGCACAGAGCACCGCGCCCGTCACCAGCGCGGGCACCAACCCCGACCAGCCGAACACCCCGGCCGACCCGGCGCTCGCCCGCGTGATCGAGGCCGGCTTCGGCGCCGAGCAGGGCGACGCACCGCAGATCGTCCAGATCGAGCAGGACGGCAGCTTCGCGGTAGTCGGCCTGGACCGGGTACTCCCGGCAGCTCCCCGCCCGCTCGCGCAGGTCCGCGACGTCGTGCAGAAGGCGTTCGTCGCCGAGCGCGCGCAACAGGAAGCGCGCAAGGCCGCAGCGGCGATCCTCGCCAAGGTGAACGGCGGCACGCCGCTCGCCCAGGCGGTGGCCGCATCCGGCCTGAAGGTGCCGGCACCCACGCCGCTGACCGCCACCCGTGCGCAGCTCGCCGCCCAGCAGGGCAACGTGCCGCCGCCGGTCGAGCTGATGTTCGCGATGGCGCCGAAGAAGGCGCGGCTGATCGCGGCACCGGGCAACGGCGGCTGGTTCGTGGTGTATCTGGACAGCATCACGCCCGGCGACGCGAGCGGCGACAAGCGCGCCATCGCCTCCGCGCGCGGCGGCCTGGGCCAGGTCGTCGGCCAGGAATATGCCGAGCAGTTCGCCGAGGCGGTCCGCCGTAACGTCGGCGTGACCAAGAACGACGCCGCCGTCGCCCGCGTCCGCACGACGCTCGCCGGCCAGGGCGGCGCGGCCAACTGA
- the tpiA gene encoding triose-phosphate isomerase, whose protein sequence is MTRRKLVTGNWKMHGLRAQLKEIAAIEAAAAAHPHVDVALCVPATLIAAAVDHAQTVRIGAQDVHENEHGPHTGCVSAAMLVEVGAQTVIVGHSERRADQNETSHDAWAKAAAARKQGMHVILCVGETEAERNAGRAERVVQAQIEKSVPEDADGDWFTLSYEPRWAIGTGRTPTTEEIASIHAIARAKLRMMVGDAADRIRILYGGSVTGDNAAKILAVENVDGALVGGASLTAEKFVPIIQAAAAA, encoded by the coding sequence GTGACGCGACGCAAGCTGGTGACCGGCAACTGGAAAATGCACGGGCTGCGTGCCCAGTTGAAGGAAATCGCAGCGATCGAGGCCGCCGCGGCCGCTCACCCCCATGTCGACGTGGCGTTGTGCGTGCCGGCGACGCTGATCGCCGCCGCGGTCGATCACGCGCAAACGGTGCGGATCGGAGCGCAGGACGTCCACGAGAACGAGCACGGGCCCCACACCGGCTGCGTGTCGGCGGCGATGCTGGTCGAGGTGGGTGCCCAGACCGTGATCGTCGGCCATTCGGAACGCCGCGCCGACCAGAACGAGACCAGCCACGACGCCTGGGCCAAGGCCGCCGCTGCCCGCAAGCAGGGCATGCACGTGATCCTGTGCGTGGGCGAAACCGAAGCGGAGCGCAACGCCGGCCGCGCCGAGCGCGTCGTCCAGGCGCAGATCGAGAAGTCGGTGCCCGAGGATGCCGACGGCGACTGGTTCACGCTTTCGTACGAACCCCGCTGGGCGATCGGCACTGGCCGTACGCCTACGACCGAGGAGATCGCCTCGATCCACGCGATCGCTCGCGCGAAGCTGCGCATGATGGTCGGCGACGCCGCCGATCGCATCCGCATCCTGTACGGCGGCTCCGTCACGGGGGACAATGCGGCCAAGATCCTGGCGGTGGAGAATGTCGACGGCGCGCTCGTCGGCGGTGCCAGCCTGACTGCGGAGAAGTTCGTGCCGATCATCCAGGCGGCCGCGGCGGCCTGA
- a CDS encoding choice-of-anchor A family protein, whose amino-acid sequence MRTRLLAAALSATALALPAVASPVVGVDALKEWNLIVLGDLTSSSEVEGRTFVGGNLDGNSSNYQIKTPPPSSYDTPGLIVVGDVTGGAKNLNNGSGAVVGGNVSSGFNLNGAAQTVQVGGSIANTNVNQNTVNSGLAANAGFLEGLQQQKSLLASGMTDLSQGMTKLEANSTVTFANNRGTFNAKPDAKGVAVFNLTADDLNRIGEIQFNLNGADTAIVNVSGANIVLNDNFLGGTQGLGEHVIWNFADAKNLSLTTAWGGSVLAPGAAANTGNYIQGSAVFGSLVQNGEFHLGTYTGGYTPTTPTDPGGPKPVPEPGTWALMLAGLAMAALLLRRRRGAAA is encoded by the coding sequence ATGAGAACCCGCCTCCTCGCAGCCGCCCTCTCGGCTACCGCCCTCGCCCTTCCGGCGGTCGCCTCGCCGGTGGTCGGCGTCGACGCGCTGAAGGAATGGAACCTGATCGTGCTGGGGGACCTGACCTCCAGTTCCGAGGTGGAGGGGCGGACCTTCGTCGGCGGCAACCTCGACGGCAATTCGTCGAACTACCAGATCAAGACGCCGCCGCCGTCCTCCTATGACACGCCCGGCCTGATCGTCGTCGGCGACGTGACCGGGGGCGCGAAGAACCTCAACAACGGGTCGGGCGCCGTGGTTGGCGGCAACGTCAGCAGCGGCTTCAACCTGAACGGTGCAGCCCAGACGGTGCAGGTCGGCGGCAGCATCGCCAACACCAACGTGAACCAGAACACGGTGAACTCGGGACTGGCCGCCAACGCCGGCTTCCTCGAAGGGCTGCAGCAGCAGAAGAGCCTGCTCGCCAGCGGCATGACCGACCTGTCACAGGGCATGACGAAGCTGGAGGCGAACAGCACCGTCACCTTCGCCAACAATCGCGGGACCTTCAACGCGAAGCCCGACGCAAAGGGCGTCGCGGTGTTCAACCTGACGGCTGACGACCTCAACCGCATCGGCGAAATCCAGTTCAACCTCAACGGCGCCGACACCGCGATCGTCAACGTCAGCGGCGCGAACATTGTGCTGAACGACAATTTTCTCGGCGGCACCCAGGGTCTCGGCGAGCATGTCATCTGGAACTTCGCCGACGCGAAGAACCTGTCGCTGACCACCGCCTGGGGCGGATCGGTGCTGGCGCCGGGCGCCGCTGCGAACACCGGCAACTATATCCAGGGATCGGCCGTGTTCGGCAGCCTGGTGCAGAACGGCGAGTTCCACCTGGGCACCTATACCGGCGGCTATACGCCCACGACCCCGACCGATCCCGGCGGCCCGAAGCCGGTGCCGGAGCCCGGCACCTGGGCGCTGATGCTTGCCGGGCTGGCAATGGCGGCCCTGCTGCTGCGTCGCCGGCGCGGGGCTGCGGCGTAA